In a genomic window of Babylonia areolata isolate BAREFJ2019XMU chromosome 3, ASM4173473v1, whole genome shotgun sequence:
- the LOC143279806 gene encoding very long chain fatty acid elongase 2-like — protein sequence MASILKDLVRQYDEAKPHADPRTKNWLLVENSPYPVWILTVLYTLFVIVGPRFMKNRSPLDLKWFLVVYNLGLVALSLYMFVEIILSVLNAGYDLTCASYNQESWKKPEELRVANVLWWYFFSKAIELMDTVLMILRKKNEQVTFLHVFHHASMLNIWWWTMMFIPGGMSWFGACMNCLVHVVMYAYYGLSAIPSLKDQLWWKRYITRFQLLQFCVTFTHTVNSIREGCDFPRWGQNLLSGYMVIMLILFGNFYIHAYIKRRSNKLKNSKSKGIANGSPATKDAPVANGLCHPPEGADIRTKAE from the exons ATGGCCAGCATTCTGAAAGACCTTGTACGTCAGTACGACGAAGCCAAACCTCATGCTG ACCCTCGCACCAAGAACTGGCTGTTGGTGGAGAACTCCCCATATCCAGTATGGATCCTGACCGTTCTCTACACCCTCTTTGTCATTGTGGGCCCCCGCTTCATGAAGAACCGCTCTCCCCTTGACCTTAAATGGTTCTTGGTGGTCTATAATCTGGGACTGGTTGCGCTCTCTCTCTACATGTTTGTGGAG ATAATACTAAGTGTGCTGAACGCGGGCTATGATTTGACTTGTGCCTCTTACAACCAAGAGAGTTGGAAGAAGCCAGAAGAATTGAGG GTGGCCAATGTGTTGTGGTGGTACTTCTTCTCCAAGGCTATCGAGCTGATGGACACTGTTCTAATGATCCTTAGAAAGAAGAATGAGCAGGTCACGTTTCTGCACGTCTTCCATCATGCTTCCATGCTCAACATCTGGTGGTGGACAATGATGTTTATCCCTGGGGGAATGT CCTGGTTTGGTGCCTGCATGAACTGTCTGGTGCATGTGGTGATGTACGCGTACTACGGCCTGTCAGCCATCCCCTCCCTCAAGGACCAGCTCTGGTGGAAGCGATACATTACCAGATTCCAGCTG CTGCAGTTCTGtgtcacattcactcacacagtgaACTCGATACGTGAGGGCTGTGACTTCCCCCGCTGGGGACAGAACCTGCTGTCTGGCTACATGGTCATCATGCTGATCCTCTTTGGCAACTTCTACATCCATGCCTACATCAAGCGCCGCTCCAACAAGCTGAAGAACAGCAAGAGCAAAGGCATCGCTAATGGCTCACCCGCCACAAAAGATGCCCCAGTCGCTAACGGACTCTGTCACCCTCCTGAAGGTGCAGATATACGTACAAAAGCAGAGTAG